The sequence below is a genomic window from Serratia nevei.
GATAGTCCTGCGGCATGTCATAGAAAAACGACATCAGCGGGCTGTTGGCGACGAACGGCGTGATGCTGTCCGCTTCGTAAGGGATGAATTTGAGCAGGCCAATCCATAAGAAGACGATGGCGATGCTGAGGCGAATCAGCGTTAATCCCAGCTTGTCGCCCTTGCTCAGAAAGAATAGTATTTTCATTACCGGCTCCATGTCATTGATAACTCATGCATCGCAGCGGCGCCCTCCGCATCGCTGCACTATCGAACCGATCTTAGTGCTTCGCATTACGCCGGCCCATTGCCGAAACAATCAGCTTCTTAGCCAGGAGTCTCAAAATGGATCCGCTCAGCCAACTGTTGATGCTTAACGACATGCGCGGTTACGTGGCGCGTGATTGCCATTTCAGCGGCGAGTGGCGCTCGCCGCATGCCGCCGGGGAGTGGAGTCAGATCCGCTGGCACATGGTGCTGGCGGGCAGCTGTCGGCTGGAGATCCCCGGCGGCCGCCCGGTACCGCTGGAGCAAGGCAGCCTGCTGTTCTTGCCGCACAACTCCGCCCATCGCCTGCTGCCGGAGGGGGCCGACAGCGCCACGCACCTGCTGTGCGGCGTGCAAATCTTGCCGCACAGCGCATCGCCGCTGCTGGCGAGCCTGCCGGAATGTTTGCTGTTCAACAGCCGCCAACAGGGGCAGCTGGCGCTGCTGCAGGCGACCGGCCAGCTGCTGAGCGATGAGTTCAGCCAACAGGGCCAGGGGCACAACGCCATTGTCAGCCAGACCATGGCGCTGCTGTTCGCGCTGGCGATCCGCGCCTGGCTGGCCCAGCCGAATCAGAGCGGCAATCTGGTCGCCGCGTTGCTGCATCCGCAGTTGGGCAACGTGGTTGAACAGATGCTGCGCCGCCCGCAACACCCCTGGACGCTGGTGGAACTGAGCGAACGGGCCCATATGTCGCGCGCCAACTTCGCCCGCGTCTTTCGTCAGGTCACGCAGCAAACGCCGCTGCAGGCCCTCACCGCCATCCGCATGCAGCTGGCGGCCCGGCTGCTGGCGCGCCAGGCGTTGCCGCTGAGCCGTATCGCCGAACAGGCCGGCTACTCGTCGGAGGTGGCGCTGCATAAAGCCTTCACCCGCCACTTCGGCCTGACGCCGGGAAAATTCCGCCAGCAGGCCGCCGAGACACCGCCGGACATGTGCCCCATCTCGGCATAACCTCCCGCCCCGCCTTACTGTTTAGTAAACAACGTGGCCGCCGCCTGACGATTCTCACAAATGCGCGATCCCATGCGCGCGGTGCCCCGGTTGTGGCTTGCCTGCGGCCGGCTTCCCTTATAGATTGCAGGCTAACGGCAGGCAGCAAGGTATCGGCAAATGGCAAATATTCGTGATGTCGCACGGTTGGCCGGCGTGTCCATCAGCAGCGTGTCGAACCTGCTGAATAACCGCAGCCACCAGATGAGCGCGCAGACCCGTGAGCGCATCGAACAAGCGATGGCGACCCTGGGATACCGGCCGGCCCGGGCGGCGGCGGTGCCCGCACCGCAGGCCAAGATCATCGGCCTGCTGCTGCCGTCGATCGTCAACCCGAGCTTTTCGGCGCTGGCGCATGCGATCGACGGTGCCGCGCGGGCTCACCGCTACCGCGTCTTGCTCGGCAACGCGTACCGCCAGGAACAGGAAGAGGCCGCGTTTATCGACGATATGTTCCTGCATGGCGTGCGCGGCATCATCGTGGCGGCGAGCGACATTCGCCAGACCCATTTTGTTCGGGCCGCCGAGCGGGGCATGAAGATCGTCAGCTACGACAATCCGTTTCCCGAACGGGCAGCCATCGATACCCCGCTGTTCGACAGCGTCTCGATGGACAATGTCGCCGCCGGGCGCCTGGCCGCGCAGCACCTGCTCGAACGCGGTTGCCGACACATCGTGTTCGCCACCGAAGCGACGCTCACCGTCGGGCGCAGCCACAAAATCGACGGTTTTCTGAGTGCGCTGGGGCACAGCCTGAGCGAACGCCAACGGGTGATCGAAGGCAAAGCCAACAGCGCCTACGGCGACACGGAAATGTTTGAATTGGGGCTGACGCTGGCGCCGCGCGTGCTCGCGCTGACGCCGCGCCCGGACGGTATCGTGGCGATTAACGATGCGCTGGGCATCGGGCTGATGGTGGGGGTGCGCGCCGCCGGCGTCCAGGTACCCGCAGACATCTCGGTGATCGGCATCGATAATATCGCGCTGGCCGGCCTGGCCGAACCGGGGCTGACGTCCGTCAGGCCGCCGCTGGCGGAGATGGCGCAGCTGATGGTCGAGCGCCTGATCGGCCGCATCAACAATGATGCGCAACCGCCCGGCGAGTTTCTCTTCCCGCCGACGGTCATCAGCCGGCGCTCGGTCAAAGCCGCCGGCTAACTGAAATAACAGCGTCTTCCCAGGCGATGCGCAGCGGCATCGTCCGGATCGGTGTCAGCCAAAAACAAAGGAAAAGGCCGTCGCGCTTAAGGGATGCCCGCGCCTCAATGAATCAGCGTCGTGCCGTTATTTAACGTTCAGCTCAGGGTTATGGGCCGGGCCTCTATTATTCCGATTAACCACATTGGAAATATCAAAATGAAAATAAGCAAGCCGCAGGATATTGAACGCAGCGCTATCAAGAAATTGACGCTGCATATTGTCCCCCTCATGATTTTATTGTATTTCCTGGCCTTTCTCGATCGCAATAACATGGCCTACGCCGCCAAAGCGCTGGAAGATAACCTGGGCCTGACCGCCTCGGCCTTCGGCTTCGCCTCCGGGATTTTCTTTATCGGGTATTTTCTGTTTGAAATACCCAGCAACGCCGGCACCATTAAATTCGGCCCGCGCATCTGGTTCGCCAGAATATTAATTTCCTGGGGCATCTTCGCGACCCTGCTCGGCTTTGTACGCACGCCGCTGGAGCTGTATATCTGCCGTTTTATGCTGGGCGTGTGCGAAGCCGGATTCTTTCCCTCGGTGGTGTATTACTTCACGGTGTTCTTCCCGGAAAAATACCGCACCAAAATTCTCGGCATGTTCATCATCGTCCAGCCGCTGTCCAACGCCGTCGGCTCGCCGATTTCCGGCTTTATTCTCAATATTCAGCATGATTGGTTCGGGTTCGCTCCCTGGCAGCTGCTGTTTATCCTCGAAGGGCTGCCGCCGATCGTCATCGGCCTGCTGATCCCGTTCCTGATCAAGAACTCGCCCAAGGACGTCGGCTATCTGAACGTGGAGGAAAAGGCCTGGCTGATGAGCAACGCCGGCCGCTCCAAATCCGGTTCTAAAATCACGCTGGGCGACTTCCTGAAAGGGATTAAAAACAAGAAATACCTGCTCTACGCACTGCTCAACTTCGGCATGGTGTGCGGCATTTATGGCTTCGGCACCTGGCTGCCGTCGATTATTACCGCCCTTTCCGGCAGCGATATCTTCCGCGTTAGCCTGCTGGCGCTCATTCCCTACGGGCTGGCCGCGCTGCTGGTGTACCCGTGGAGCCTGTGGGCCAGCAAAACCAAAAAGCTTGGCGTGTTCGCCGGCCTCAGCATGGTGGTCGCCGCTATCGGCCTGATGGGGGCGGTGACATTTTTTAAATACGATCCGCTCGTCGCGCTGTCGTTCCTGTGCATCGCCGCCATCGGCATCTACACCGCCGTACCACCGTTTTTATCCATGCCCGCCAACATTTCCACCGGCGCGGCCGCGGCCGCCGGGCTCGCGGTGGTCAGCTGCATCGGCAATATCGGCGGCTTCGTCGCGCCTTATGCGGTGGGCGTATTGAACGATCTGACCGGCAGCAGCGCGCCGGGGCTGTTTTTCCTGGCCTCGTGCCTGCTGGCCACCGGGTTGATCTGCATTTTCTACTGCGCGAAACAGCGTGAAGGCGTCATCAATGCTTAACGAACAATAAGGAGTCAATCATGGGCGATCTTGCAGGCAAAAAGGTCTTTATCACCGGGGCGGAACAGGGCATCGGCCGCGCCACCGCAGAGCGGCTGATCAAGGCCGGTTGCGACATCTATTTTCACTATCACAGCGACGAAAGCGGCCCCAAAGCGCTGGTGGCGCTGGCCCATTCATTGGGGCAAAAGGCCGCTTACGGCTACGCCGATCTCATCGATACCGACGAAACGCTGCGCTGCGTCTCGGCCGGCGCCGAGTTTCTCGGCGGCATCGACATTCTGGTCAATAACGTCGGCGGCATCGTCGGGCGCAAATGGCTGGGCGAGATCGAGCGCGCCTTTTGGCAAACCGTAATCGACGTGAACATGACCACCATGCTGAACGTGACCCAGAGCGCGCTGCCGTTCCTGAAGGCGGCAAACGGCGCCAGTATCGTCAACCTGGCCTCGCAGGCCGGCCGCGCCGGCGGGCACTCCGGCTCGCTGGTCTATTCCGCCACCAAGGGTGCGGTGCTCACCTGGACGCGCTCGTTGGCAGCGGAGCTGGGTGAATACGGCATCCGGGTGAACGCGGTGGCGCCCGGCCTGATCCTCGGCACCCGCTTCCATAATCGCCACACCACCCAAGAATCGGCGGAGGAAACCGTTCGCGCCATTCCGCTGGGCCGTGCAGGCACGCCGGACGACGTAGCGCGCGCCATCGCCTTCCTGGCAGCGGAATACGACGGCTTCATTTCGGGTGCCACCCTCGACATCAACGGCGGCATCTACCGCATGTAGTTCAACCGCGGGCGGCACGGCTGCCGCCCTTTCATTCAGGAATCGCTTTATGATCAAATCCGCCATCACCCACCCGCCGCTGCTCGCCGCGCTGGCGCAATGCGGGCATAAAACTCAGGTGCTGATCGCCGACGGCAACTACGCCTGCGTGACCCACGCGCCGAAAGACGCCACCGTGGTCTATCTGAACCTGGCGCCCGGCACGCTCGCCGCCCCGCCAATCCTGGAAAAACTGCTGGCCTGCATCAACGTGGAAAGCGCGGCGCTGATGGCCTGCCCGCCGGACTTCACCAACACCATCGAAGCCGAATACCGGCAGCTGCTGCCGGCGCAGTGCCCGTTAGAGCACCTGCCGCGTGAGGATTTTTATGCGGCGGTCAAATCGGATCGGACGCTGCTGGTGATCGCCTCCGGCGAACAGCGCCGCTTCGCCAACCTGCTGCTGACGGTGGCGCCGGTGGTGTGACACGCGAATTATTTTTCGTCTGAAAACGTCCCCAGCCGCACCACCGGAATGTCCGCCAAGCGAGTGGTGTAGGCCGGCGACAGCATGTCACGCTTCATTTGCCACGGCTTGACGATCCCCTGCCCGGCGAACCATACGCGCCCACGCCCCTCCTGATTCAGGCGATCGAGGGTCGCCATCAGCCGCTCGCTGTTGCGGCGCGGCGGGCAGTCATCGAACAGATCGATCTGCGCCATGGCGGCGGCGCTGAAGTCCCCCAGCACCACGCCGCCCTTCAGGTAACGTCGCCCTTCCTGCCAGATGCTTTCCAGCGCACGCACCGCCATGGCGATGATGTCGCGGCTGTCGTTGCTCGGCGTTTGCAGCCGGGCGGTGCCCATATTGCTGTAATACCCCTCGCCCGCCGAATGCGGGCTGGTTTTGATAAACACCGACACGTTGCGGCAGTAGCGCTTTTCCTGCCGCAGCTTTTCGGCGGCGCGTTCGGCATAGCTGCAGATCGCCTCGCGCATGTGCGGGTAGTGCGTCAGCCGCTGGCCGAACGAACGGGAGCAGATGATCTGCTCTTTGGCGGCCGCCTCATCTTCCCACCGCAGGCACGATTCGCCGCGCAGCTCGCGTATCGTGCGCTCCAGCACCACGCTGAAGGTTTTACGCGCCAGCCGGGTATCGCAGTCCGCCAGCTGCAGCGCGGTATGAATGCCCATCGCCTGCAGCTGGCGAGTCAGGCGGCGGCCCACGCCCCACACCTCTTCCACCGGGATCAACGCCAGCAGCCTGCGCTGGCGCGCCGGATCGGATAAATCCACCACGCCGCCGGTGCCGCGCCATTTCTTGGCGGCGAAGTTGGCCAGCTTGGCCAGCGTTTTGCTCGGCGCAATGCCGACCCCGACAGTCAAATGCAGCTCGCGCCGGATGCGATCGCGCACCCGCTGGCCGAACGGCTCCAGCGCTTCGCAATGCGCCACGCCGTCCAGCCGCAGAAAGGCTTCGTCCAGCGAGTAGATCTCCACCGCCGGCGCCATCTCTTCCAGCGTGTCCATCACCCGGCGGGACATGTCGGCGTACAGCGCGTAGTTGGAGGAGAACACCGCGACGTTGCAGCGGCGCATCTCCTCTTTGATTTTGAAATAAGGCGCGCCCATCGGCACGCCCAGCGCCTTCGCCTCGGCGCTGCGGGCGATCACGCAGCCGTCGTTGTTGGACAGCACGATCACCGGCCGCCCGCGCAGATCGGGCCGAAAGATGGTCTCGCAGGAGGCATAGAAGCTGTTGACGTCTACCAGGGCGAACATGGTTGCCGACCTTTCATCGTCAGTGGGTTGTTATTCATAACGGCACCAGATTACTGTTCATACATACAGTATTTGTATTTTTCTGGCGACGATCAAGTAGAAACCACCCCATCGCTGCTATCCGTTTGATGCGCTTTGGCTTTTAACTCAGCCTCCGTTTACCTAGAGCCGAGTTTTTCATTAATGGCGAACTTCACGCAGATCGAAACGAATCGGAATGGTCACGCTGAATTCCGCCTGCCCCGCTGCGATCTCGTTGCCGGGTGCGGGCAGTGGAGAAGCGCGCTGCGGTAACTGAAGCGCCTCCCGGTCGAGCGAAGCAACCCCACTCGATCGCAATAGCTTCACACCCAGCACGTTCCCCTGTCGATCCAACGTCACGGCAAACTGAACAATACCCTGGCGCTGCTGGCGTACCGCCAGAGCCGGGTAGCGTTTGAAACGGCTCAAATGCGCCAACAGCAGGCCGCTCCAGACCGAGGCATCCTGACTCGGCTGCGACGCCACGCTGGTTTGCGGCGCGGCAACACGCTTTCCATCCAGAGACGGCGGCGCGCTGGTGCTTGATGCTATTGAGCTTGCAGACGCTATTTTTTCCTGTTCCTCCTGCCTTGGGCGCGGCGGTTCCGTTTTCGGTCTGATGGGATCGTTCCGTTGTCCTTTAGCCTTGCTCTGCCGCTCCGTCGCACGCGGCGCATGAATCAGCGGAGGCATCGCCGCCTCCGGTTCCCGATTGGCCTGCCGTTGCGCCACCGCCTGCACCTGGCGCACGCCGGTCGGCATCGGCTCTGCGTTGGGGGTCGATTCCGCCTGCTCGGCAACCATCATCAACACCATCGGTTGCGCCGCGGGCAGCAACGGTGGCGCCAGGTGATAACCAAGGCCAAGCAACAACGCACCATGCAGACCCAACGCCAACACATTGGCGGTAGCCCAGCGCAATCGCCCGCCTGTAGGCGGTAAAGATAAATCGGCAGGTAATACGTTGTGATTCAACATGGAAAACGATACTCAGGTTAAGCGTGAAACCGACCAACGTACGCAACGGTCACGACGGTCGGGGCATGTCAGAAAAGTCGTTTAGGCACGCGGTACCGGGCAGGGAAAGAGAAAAAACAGGCCAATCAAGAAGGAAAAATACAAATGGCAGAGTAAAAAACTTTAGGATACGGTGATGAAGTATTTTGACAGCATATTTATCCTAACCGGCAGCGCACCGGGCAGAGCCGCAATGACGCGCTCGGGGTCAGCCAGCGGAAACGCGCCGGAGAGCCGCAGGCCGGCGACCTCCGGCCGGCAGCGAATAACGCCCTGACGATAACGCCCCAGCTCCATCAGGAAGTCGTCCAACCGCATGTTGTCGGCCAACAGCATGCCTTGCCGCCAACCGGGCTCTTGCGTCACGCGATACGGATCGCCAATGCCTTGCCGGCTTAATCTGCCGCCCTGACCGGCGTTGAGCACCGCGTTCCGATGCGCCGGCGAAAGGATCGTGACTCGGCCAAGATAAACGGCGATATCACTGTAGGTTTCCCACAGGCGAACGCTGAAGCGAGCAGCCTGCGCCACGATCTCGCCCTGCGGCAGCCTCACCGTCAACGCGCTGCTTTCCGGCGGCAGATTCACCATCATTTCGCCTTCCAGCAATGCGGCCTGCTGACGGCTGACGTTGACCGCCGTTTGCGTGTTCAGCATCAACTGCGCGCCATCCGCCAACGCGACGGTTTGCTGCTCCCCCACCGCCGTGCGGTAATCCGCCAGCCAGGGGCGCCATGGCAGCGCGCCAGAACCGATGCCAACCGACCCCACCACGCCGATGGCCGCCAGGCTTCTCAGCAACCGACGGCGCTGTGGGTTTGGCAACTGCGACAGACTACGCTGCGCCGCCGCCCCGTTAAGCAGAGAAAAACGGGATGAAAACGCGGCGATATGCCGCCAGGCGCGTTCATTTTCCGGTTTCGCCTGATACCAACGCCGCCAGTTTTCCCTATCCGCGTCGCTTGCCTCTTCCGACATCAGCTGGGTTAACCAGGCGGCGGCCTCACGCGCGCTCTGCCGATCGATATCCGATTCCATCATGGGTTCCGCACTTGTCGTTACGCCGCCAATGCAAAGAAACAGTGCAAATTGGCACGCTGCAGATATTGTTTCACCGAGCTGCTCGACACCCGCAAACGTTCAGCGATGTCGCAATAACGCATGCCCTGCAGGTGCGCCAACAGGAAGGCCTCACGGACGTGCGCCGGCAATCCGTCCAACGCCTGATCCAACTGTTCGAGCATTTCGAGGGTTTGTTGACGGACTTCCGGCGAGGGTTCCTCGATCGCCGGCAGCTCGCTCAAGGCCTGCAGATAGCTCTCTTCGATTGTTTTACGCCGGTAATAATTCGCCACCAGCCGGCGCGCCACGGTCGCCAGGAAGGGGCGTGGTTGCCGAATGGCAAGCAACTGCGGGCTCAGTAAAATACTGATGAACGTATCCTGCGCCAGGTCTTCGGCGTGATGCGCGCACCCGACCTTCTGTCTCAGCCAATGGCATAGCCAACTGTGGTGCTCAAGGTAAAGCTGTTGAGCAAACCCGTTGGCTGCCGCGGCCTCTTTCCTCGCCATTCAACAACACCGATTGATAATGAGATTGAAAATGATAATCATTATTATTTTAAAAATGTAACTTCTGTGTCAAGCGATTGCTGATGATTTATAAACGGCGAAAAAGTAGGGAAATACGGGAGAGAAAACGTGAAAAGGGGCCGAAATGGCCCCTGTCAGCAGGATATTCAGAAACGTTGACTAACGCTAAACTTGATGTTGCGCCCTACGCCGGACACCGATTCGCCCAGGTAAGGGTAATAATCACGGTTGAACAGGTTGTCCACCGCGACGCGAGCTTCGAAGCCCTGCAAACCGCTGGGCTGCCACGAGGCGAACAGGCCGTGCAATGCATAACCCGAGGTTTTCGGCAGCGCCCAGACAACGGCCATCGGATCGCCGTCGGCCGGTGAACGATCCTGTTTACGCACAAAATCGCCGGTCCAGCCGAAGGCCATGTCCCACTGCGGCACTTTCATGCCCAGCATCGCGTGTGCCGTAACGGGTGGAATTTCGGCAATCCAGGTTTCGCTGCCCCACGGATCGCGTGGTGAAGCGTCGCGTTTGCCGCGAATCGAGGAGAACGACAGGCTGCCGAACAGGCTTTCGCTGTCATAAAACGATTCGAGCTCCACGCCCTCAATGGTATAGCCCGGCAAGTTGCGATAGTTCGACAACGGTTGCCCACATTGGCCACCGTGCCGTGCGGCGTCGCACACTACGCCGCGACGATAGAAAATCTCGTCCTTGCCGCGATTGCGGAACAGCGTAGTGCGGATCTGCAGACTGTCCCGCGCCATCAACACATCGTTGAAGTCCAGCACCGCGCCGAGACGAACGCCCGTCATGCGTTCCACCTGCAGGCCGCGGCTGGTGCCGGGCACGCTGGAAGCGGCGTATTGCACTTCGTACTGTTCGTCGATCACCGGAGCGCGCCAGGTGCGGCTGACGTCGGCAAACAGGGACAGATTCGACGTCGCTTTCCACATCACGCCCAAATGCGGCGACCAGCCGGTATAGGTCACGCTGCTGTAATCATGGCCCACGAGCGGATCGCTGTCGTTATAGCGCGGAGCTCGGTTCGGTTGCCCGGTGTTGGTCACGTGATCGTAACGCACGCCCGGCGTCACGGTCAGGCTGCCGAAGCTGACCGCATCCTGCAGATAAACGCTGCGGGTTTCCTGTTCGCCCGCCGGCATGTAATACGGCTGGAAATAGCCGTAGTTGTAACTGGCGTTTTTCACCTGTGATGGGTAATACATCAGGGTATCGCGCTGATGTTTATGCCAACGCGCGCCGAGCAACAGCTTGTGCTCCAGCGGCCCGCTGGCGAAACGGCTTTCATTGCTGACGTCAAACTGCCGATCGGTATAGTTCACCCAGCTTTCATTGCCCAGCGTACCGAGATAGCTGAACTTTGAAGCGGAATCCGGCCGCTTGTCATGCTGCTCTGTCTTCGAATAGGCGTAAGACAGCGTCAGATTCAGCAACGGCTGCGCTTCCGGCGCCAGATTCCATTTCACCGAGTAATTGGTGTCTGTCTGGTCGCGATACACCAGAATGCGGCGCCACGCTTCTTCCCGGCCATATTTATCGATATCCGCCTGGCTGGGCGCGGCGATATCGTCCCGCTTGGCGGCAAAAGGCTGCCAGCCATCGGAATCGGAGCGCATTGCCGACAGCGTCAGCGTTTGCGCCTCGCTCAGATAAATATTGGTTTTTAACAGATAGGAAGCCTGATCGTTGGCGGAATAGGCAAAGCGCGTGCCGTCCGGCCGCTTCAGGTTGCCGCCGTCACGCTTGCTCATGTAGATCAAACCGTCGGCAAATCCTTCCGGCGTACGGCCGTACAACGCGCCGCTGTAAATGCCCTGGCGATCGTTGGTGTGGTAGCTGTACTTCAGCAAGCCGCCAAAATCTTCGCCCGGCAGCAGCATATCCCCGGCATCTTTGGTCTCCAGCGTAATGGTCCCGCCAAAGCCGCCATTGCCGTTCAACAGATTGTGCGGCCCCTTATCGACCTCAACCTTTTTCAGCAGTTCGGGTTCGATGAATACCGAACCCTGCCGATATTTCTCAAATCCCTTCGGCGCGCCGTCCAGCACCACCTTCACATCTTCCATGTCGCCCATGCCCCAGATATTCAGGCTTTGGCCGCCCGGGCGCGGCGATCCCGCCATCCCTACGCCGGGCAAGCGATCAAGCAAACTGGCGATGTTATCGGCCTGTACGCGTTCGATGTCTTCTTTATCCAGTACCGAACGGCCGGCGGCGACGCTGTCGGACAAACCGCCGACCACCGACAGTTCCGGTATCGTCAACGGCTGAACCGGCCCGGCGTCGACCAACCGATATCCCTGTGCGGTTTGCTGAGCGCGCAATCCGCTGCCCGCCAACAGCGTATTGAACGCGTCGGTGAGGCGATAATGTCCCTGCAGGCCCGCGGTGCTTTTTCCACGCGTCTGTTCGGGCGTGAAAATCACTATCACGCCGGCCTTAGCGGCCGCCGTCTGCAAGGCGGGCGCCAGATCACCGGCGGGAATGGCGAAGGAAAGGATAGCGGGCTGTTCAACCGCCGAGGGTGGTGCCGACGCACCGGGCGCCGCCATCGCGGAGGTGAGCATGCCCGATAGTGCGCATCCTATCCCGATAGCGACGCGTTTCCCGGTCATGCGTTTGGCTGATGTGAACGTACGCCCTGCGCCGTTCTTGTTTTTTATGGCCATGAAGGATTCCCCTGAGTGTATTGAACTGGAAACTCAGTAGAGAGGTCACGCCAACGAAAAGATCGGGCAGAAAAAAATGAAAAAAAGGACCGAAGTCACCGCGCCGCGTAGACGATAAAGGTCACCACGCCGAAGATCTCCAGCTGCGCCTCATCGTCGAACACGATCGGCGCGTAGGCGGGATTCATCGGCAACAGCCGCACGTCGGGGTGGCGCTGCAGCTTTTTGACGGTGAATTCCCCGT
It includes:
- a CDS encoding sigma-70 family RNA polymerase sigma factor; this encodes MARKEAAAANGFAQQLYLEHHSWLCHWLRQKVGCAHHAEDLAQDTFISILLSPQLLAIRQPRPFLATVARRLVANYYRRKTIEESYLQALSELPAIEEPSPEVRQQTLEMLEQLDQALDGLPAHVREAFLLAHLQGMRYCDIAERLRVSSSSVKQYLQRANLHCFFALAA
- a CDS encoding cupin domain-containing protein → MDPLSQLLMLNDMRGYVARDCHFSGEWRSPHAAGEWSQIRWHMVLAGSCRLEIPGGRPVPLEQGSLLFLPHNSAHRLLPEGADSATHLLCGVQILPHSASPLLASLPECLLFNSRQQGQLALLQATGQLLSDEFSQQGQGHNAIVSQTMALLFALAIRAWLAQPNQSGNLVAALLHPQLGNVVEQMLRRPQHPWTLVELSERAHMSRANFARVFRQVTQQTPLQALTAIRMQLAARLLARQALPLSRIAEQAGYSSEVALHKAFTRHFGLTPGKFRQQAAETPPDMCPISA
- a CDS encoding SDR family NAD(P)-dependent oxidoreductase, with the translated sequence MGDLAGKKVFITGAEQGIGRATAERLIKAGCDIYFHYHSDESGPKALVALAHSLGQKAAYGYADLIDTDETLRCVSAGAEFLGGIDILVNNVGGIVGRKWLGEIERAFWQTVIDVNMTTMLNVTQSALPFLKAANGASIVNLASQAGRAGGHSGSLVYSATKGAVLTWTRSLAAELGEYGIRVNAVAPGLILGTRFHNRHTTQESAEETVRAIPLGRAGTPDDVARAIAFLAAEYDGFISGATLDINGGIYRM
- the umuC gene encoding translesion error-prone DNA polymerase V subunit UmuC, which translates into the protein MFALVDVNSFYASCETIFRPDLRGRPVIVLSNNDGCVIARSAEAKALGVPMGAPYFKIKEEMRRCNVAVFSSNYALYADMSRRVMDTLEEMAPAVEIYSLDEAFLRLDGVAHCEALEPFGQRVRDRIRRELHLTVGVGIAPSKTLAKLANFAAKKWRGTGGVVDLSDPARQRRLLALIPVEEVWGVGRRLTRQLQAMGIHTALQLADCDTRLARKTFSVVLERTIRELRGESCLRWEDEAAAKEQIICSRSFGQRLTHYPHMREAICSYAERAAEKLRQEKRYCRNVSVFIKTSPHSAGEGYYSNMGTARLQTPSNDSRDIIAMAVRALESIWQEGRRYLKGGVVLGDFSAAAMAQIDLFDDCPPRRNSERLMATLDRLNQEGRGRVWFAGQGIVKPWQMKRDMLSPAYTTRLADIPVVRLGTFSDEK
- a CDS encoding RbsD/FucU domain-containing protein; its protein translation is MIKSAITHPPLLAALAQCGHKTQVLIADGNYACVTHAPKDATVVYLNLAPGTLAAPPILEKLLACINVESAALMACPPDFTNTIEAEYRQLLPAQCPLEHLPREDFYAAVKSDRTLLVIASGEQRRFANLLLTVAPVV
- a CDS encoding energy transducer TonB, with translation MGLHGALLLGLGYHLAPPLLPAAQPMVLMMVAEQAESTPNAEPMPTGVRQVQAVAQRQANREPEAAMPPLIHAPRATERQSKAKGQRNDPIRPKTEPPRPRQEEQEKIASASSIASSTSAPPSLDGKRVAAPQTSVASQPSQDASVWSGLLLAHLSRFKRYPALAVRQQRQGIVQFAVTLDRQGNVLGVKLLRSSGVASLDREALQLPQRASPLPAPGNEIAAGQAEFSVTIPIRFDLREVRH
- a CDS encoding FecR domain-containing protein translates to MMESDIDRQSAREAAAWLTQLMSEEASDADRENWRRWYQAKPENERAWRHIAAFSSRFSLLNGAAAQRSLSQLPNPQRRRLLRSLAAIGVVGSVGIGSGALPWRPWLADYRTAVGEQQTVALADGAQLMLNTQTAVNVSRQQAALLEGEMMVNLPPESSALTVRLPQGEIVAQAARFSVRLWETYSDIAVYLGRVTILSPAHRNAVLNAGQGGRLSRQGIGDPYRVTQEPGWRQGMLLADNMRLDDFLMELGRYRQGVIRCRPEVAGLRLSGAFPLADPERVIAALPGALPVRINMLSKYFITVS
- a CDS encoding LacI family DNA-binding transcriptional regulator, yielding MANIRDVARLAGVSISSVSNLLNNRSHQMSAQTRERIEQAMATLGYRPARAAAVPAPQAKIIGLLLPSIVNPSFSALAHAIDGAARAHRYRVLLGNAYRQEQEEAAFIDDMFLHGVRGIIVAASDIRQTHFVRAAERGMKIVSYDNPFPERAAIDTPLFDSVSMDNVAAGRLAAQHLLERGCRHIVFATEATLTVGRSHKIDGFLSALGHSLSERQRVIEGKANSAYGDTEMFELGLTLAPRVLALTPRPDGIVAINDALGIGLMVGVRAAGVQVPADISVIGIDNIALAGLAEPGLTSVRPPLAEMAQLMVERLIGRINNDAQPPGEFLFPPTVISRRSVKAAG
- a CDS encoding MFS transporter, with amino-acid sequence MILLYFLAFLDRNNMAYAAKALEDNLGLTASAFGFASGIFFIGYFLFEIPSNAGTIKFGPRIWFARILISWGIFATLLGFVRTPLELYICRFMLGVCEAGFFPSVVYYFTVFFPEKYRTKILGMFIIVQPLSNAVGSPISGFILNIQHDWFGFAPWQLLFILEGLPPIVIGLLIPFLIKNSPKDVGYLNVEEKAWLMSNAGRSKSGSKITLGDFLKGIKNKKYLLYALLNFGMVCGIYGFGTWLPSIITALSGSDIFRVSLLALIPYGLAALLVYPWSLWASKTKKLGVFAGLSMVVAAIGLMGAVTFFKYDPLVALSFLCIAAIGIYTAVPPFLSMPANISTGAAAAAGLAVVSCIGNIGGFVAPYAVGVLNDLTGSSAPGLFFLASCLLATGLICIFYCAKQREGVINA